The Coccinella septempunctata chromosome X, icCocSept1.1, whole genome shotgun sequence nucleotide sequence ACAGGAAAAAGGTCAGGTTTATAGAACAAAAACCACTCCTTAAAACAATGCCGActagtttcgattttattcaaaaatcatCCTCAGGGCTAGTTTTAAATGGTCTGGGTCATGtaatcaaaaaattgaaacaaatacaCCTCACAAAACATCGAGAGAAGGCGGATGGAAAAAAAGACTCTAGTGTCTTGCCATTGAAACTGTTCTTCAAAGAACCAGAAGTGGCTCACCACGTGTTACAACGCCAGTAGAATACTCTCTCCGGTGAAAAGACAGCTCTTGCAGAATGTTAAGTCAACGTCCTCGAGATATCCTAGATACTTCAATTTCCCTAAGCACAACCATCAGTAAGATTATGTGCGCACGTCGAAGAAACTGCGCTGCTTCGTACAAGAATTCCATCTTTTTCGAGGAGGCCCAATTATGGTTTGGGGTGGAGTTTGTTTCTATGGGAGTACTCATTTATTGATACATCCAGGAACGATGAACTCTTGAACCCATTGAACTGAGTTCAATGCttgaaccaaagattatagagttagtcaGTTAGAGTAGttagttaactctataatatttgtcTTGAACATATATTAATGGAGTTATCAGGATACCAGATTACCTGCTTTAAATCGAATCAACAACTTGGGATCAATTGTTATATTTTCATGTTTGCAGAAGAATATTTGCTACAGTTCCACGCTAGGTGGCTTcaaaataggttgaaagattaATTGGAATCTTACTTaccgaaatgaaatttctggtaatacttcgagcgatggtagtttgttagttcgatttagatcgtaacattcgttgatttcattatctgcggatgttatgcatctgaattaatttgattattaattGAATGAGAAATCGAAAATAAACCAGCTCAAATAGCTGGAAACTCATCGAGAATAGGGGGTACATGTCTATCGAATATAAAATTCGTTGAATTTCAAACTTTCGCTTTTCTTCCATAGGGCCAGTTCATAAAGAATCAAACAAAACATCTACTGGATAGCTGCGAACCAATGATATTGGAATATTGATATTTGCAGAATGAACTTTATCATTTTGCAAATATGTAGTAACAATTTGAAGTAGATAAATTTATTGGTGTGTTTTGAGCGGATAATCTAATCAAATCATAATGAAACCTGAAAGTTTCAGTGAAATGAACTCTTAAACGCTCCAACAATTTTGAATTAGGTACATTCCAAGTTACATCTGTGTCTACATGACACGATTCtcataaattattcaaaaatctACCCTTAATGTATACATATAATAATTCAAATAGGAATTTAACGACGCACTTAATAATtcacgatttcgaaaatattctgtTTGGTACACCCTTCCGCGATGCCTGTGCATAATAATTCAGTTAAATGAGTTGATCTGTTTTATAATCATGTCAAGCGTAGATGATCCCAACTGCTTCAAAACTTTACGAAAATATTGGGAGAGAATAGGGCTGTTTCCTAAAAGAATGAAAGACTTTACCACCGTATACAGCATCAGAAACTCCTTAGTGATGCTTATTTTTCAAAGTCCCTTCATGCTGGGGATATTAGGATATATTTATGTCGCTTTCAGAGGTAAGATATGATGAAGAGAACATTGGGTTTTTTTAATACATTTGTTACACAATGATTAGGCTACTAGTTCTTGGGGGCTGCTACTTGTTGAAATTGGTGATAACGCGCACACAGTCTAATTTGCTGAAGCTTGCGGTCTAAAACTTGGGTCTTTGGATTTGGTTAAATTCCTTCAGCATAAGATTAACTCAGTTGACCATATGCTAGGTAGCATACAACCAGCGAAAGTCAAAATCAGAGTTCACAAATTTTATTCGTTGACTTGCAAAAAGAACACAACAGGCAATATTATaaaatcaaaattcaaattggtgatccaaaattgtattttccaagTGATTAAATGGTGGTATCAGGATCAAAAAACGAactgacatagtatcattttccCGTTTTTTGATCCTGATACCACCATTTAATCACTTGGAAATTATAAAATCAGTCGAGTAAAAAGCGCGATACAATGGGTAGAATAAAAACAGTCTACTTTACACAAGTAAGGAGGTTTTCCTCGGAATGAAATGCGAATAGCAATGCAGAGGTGGTGAATTCACAGAGTGAATCGGACGGAAGGAAAAAAGGGGGATCTGATCTCAAACGCGCCACGGGTGTTACGGAATTGTTCGCCGGCCAGAACCAAGACACCCTTAACGGTCAATGGTGTCAGGGCTCAGTTTCAAAACGACGGGATTGCCGGTTGAGGGGGAACAAAGCACGGTGTTGGGACGCGGTTCTCTACTCGGTACTGCATCGGGTTTGCACGCCAACCAAAAATCGTACTTCCAGTGAAGAGAAACCCATAATGACAAAGGAAAAGGGTACACAATTGTTCACCACTCTGGTTTCTGCTTCCAACAGTTCTCATCTATTCTGAGGTTTCAAATTATCTACAATTAAGTGATTGTAATTTCTTCTGTGATTGACGGAGACCGTCCACTAGAAGTTTTGAGCGcttgaataaaaaaactcaatcgTTTATTCGATATATCAATatctaaaaatgatattttcgtaTACAAATTCCTTTTTCACTAACAAAAATCCCAGATGGGTACAGAAGTAAACACGAGCCAAATTTTAAAATGATGTCTCACCTGATGACCATACTATTCCCATCTAATATTCTTGAGGTAGTTGCCAATCCACTCAGTGATTTGTATACCTACCTACGAATGAGCTATCTAAAGATGTCCCCTAAAAGTTTCAATATCCCCTTTTCATTTTAGGTGGTGTTTATGACAGTATAATATACGCAACGTATGCATTCAACTTCGTTGCAACTGTTCAAGCTTGCATAATATTCTTTCTCATACGTGGAAAAAACACTCTGCAATTTCTAGCTAATTTGGGAAGTGCAAAATATGGAAAACCGAAAAACTTTGATTATTACATAGCGCTGACAGAGCAAGCGACAGCCTGGCTGCATAATACAATTATAGTGGAAGAGATACTCATTGCGATTACAACAAATTTAAAAAGCGCTTTCTGCGACGAAAAGGCAATACTAAACGATGAAAGGATTGTTTGTGGACTTATCGTGCCTTTGTGGTTCCCGTTCAAGATACCCTATGCCAAATTGATATTATCGATATATCTTGCGTTTTTCTTGCCATATCTTGCAGCACAGACGTGTGGAAACATCATGTATATCGGAAGCATTATCCCTACTctacaaaaaataaatcagCTGAAAGATTTTttgagaaatatcaaattcGAAGACGaaaattcatcacatcaatCGCTTAAATTTTGTGCGAAGTATTACGCGGAAATAAATGAGTAAGTACTATAATGTCTAATTTTTCATGGACAAAAAATTGTTTGGATTTCTTGACAAGATAGCTAGAATGAATGCACAAAAAAAAAGTAATTCGTCATTGATGCAGGTTAGTGGACCAGATGAATCACACAGTTGGATTTATAATGTCCCCAGCGCAAAATGTCCTGGTGATCGTTATGGTCGGTATTCTAGAGTATCAAGCTGTGAACGTAAGTAAAACAGATACAACTTGAGGTTTCTCGTTATAGGAAGAACAAGAGATtactttttt carries:
- the LOC123321937 gene encoding uncharacterized protein LOC123321937, coding for MLIFQSPFMLGILGYIYVAFRGGVYDSIIYATYAFNFVATVQACIIFFLIRGKNTLQFLANLGSAKYGKPKNFDYYIALTEQATAWLHNTIIVEEILIAITTNLKSAFCDEKAILNDERIVCGLIVPLWFPFKIPYAKLILSIYLAFFLPYLAAQTCGNIMYIGSIIPTLQKINQLKDFLRNIKFEDENSSHQSLKFCAKYYAEINELVDQMNHTVGFIMSPAQNVLVIVMVGILEYQAVNEKNILAALQLVIWLMIQFLSCFAGQLLENASASITQTVYDIEWYEMHPSLRNTYKIFHAQCQGIMHCKIQPLITMNMEYFYKVMQSSYSFLMFLSNF